From a region of the Castor canadensis chromosome 7, mCasCan1.hap1v2, whole genome shotgun sequence genome:
- the Stox1 gene encoding storkhead-box protein 1 has product MAGPVQLVPGSLALVLWRLDAREAAGPAREPGGRAVFRAFRRANARCFWNARLARAASRLAFQGWLRRRVLLVRAPPTCLQVLRDAWRRRTLRPPRGFRIRAVGDVFPVKMNPIAQSQFVPLAEVLCCAISDMNIAQIIVTQESLLGHLKNHYPGIAIPSQDILYTTLGTLIKERKIYHTGEGYFIVTPQTYFITSTTTQENKKVLSAKGHLVPTSVTYLVSLESCAELVEEDTAPFSHCPSCQCFPDVCTQDIAAEVTRKGHKGLGESTPLVQNQAVSAFEQTGICESPKLLPYTKDKEKGKRFGFSLLWRSISRKEKPKTQHSSFSAQFPPEEWPVRDEDNLDNIPRDVEHEIIKRINPVLTVDNLTKHTLLMQKYEEQKKYNSQGTSTNMLTAMHKYPLKEGLKKRQPCRRGRSHQHRHKAGNQGSEPQPGSIRLEKHPKLPATQPAFQIKSPNEGEVQKLLGDNTAVLGSHLIYKKQISNPFQGLSHRRNPRTKGCNIQKTSDLKPTQTGPKEKTFERSRSSGPSGIFDGEAQQSSAEQCHDKQKVESIYITGSHVQPAPDDFRDGLMNYPQCNVVRNNIHCCSFRESMLRSDVYSGENKAIPEVLRKSQFQFDKLGETEEAQPILPSQGSSSLDPTSSVCQLVDETVYQFQNLGLLDYPVGGNHLRQHKRQHRDSKALMRKSFVPEAEMSLFDEDHALYQDEVEDDDGDCSSLYLDDDDFSEKDNLCQMLPECIQYSFEGGGKWKQEEGKPKVAERSLTEYSSKLDRFESEVLKRNARYKPTGLLAKPRERQNSDLSAESSGLNSGTQLPFHSEEEPDVAKCVQASASADGSSFHSYSTRKTSSDAEILQHSIGDTGKKPASWSQNQELRKHFTQKLEFFSAPCLPVLAQDIQNEHNHLEGTESHSMAGDSGIDSPWTQSLASNNSVGLNGLKRRQNFLLNFEGTKNNQTLTSNSLLQLTPVINV; this is encoded by the exons GCCGGGCTCGCTGGCCCTAGTGCTGTGGCGGCTGGACGCGCGCGAGGCAGCGGGGCCCGCGCGGGAGCCCGGCGGGCGTGCGGTGTTCCGCGCCTTCCGCCGCGCCAACGCGCGCTGCTTCTGGAACGCGCGGCTGGCGCGCGCCGCCTCACGGCTGGCCTTCCAGGGCTGGCTGCGGCGCCGGGTGCTGCTGGTGCGCGCGCCGCCCACCTGCCTGCAGGTGCTGCGCGATGCCTGGCGACGCCGGACGCTGCGTCCGCCGCGCGGCTTCCGGATCAGGGCGGTGG GTGATGTCTTTCCAGTGAAAATGAATCCCATTGCTCAATCTCAGTTTGTGCCCTTGGCTGAAGTTCTTTGCTGTGCAATATCTGATATGAATATAGCTCAGATCATAGTGACACAGGAATCACTTTTGGGACATCTGAAGAATCATTACCCAG GTATTGCAATTCCATCTCAAGATATTCTTTACACCACGCTGGGAACTTTGATtaaagaaaggaagatttatcACACTGGAGAAGGATACTTTATAGTTACACCTCAGACTTACTTCATCACAAGCACAACCacccaggaaaataaaaaagttctgtCAGCCAAAGGCCACCTGGTGCCTACTTCTGTGACTTATCTGGTGAGCTTGGAGAGCTGTGCAGAGCTGGTCGAGGAGGACACTGCCCCGTTTTCCCACTGTCCctcctgccagtgttttcctgatGTGTGCACACAGGATATTGCTGCAGAAGTGACTAGGAAAGGCCATAAAGGTCTTGGGGAGTCCACGCCTTTGGTTCAGAATCAGGCAGTTTCAGCATTTGAACAGACTGGGATCTGTGAGAGCCCTAAACTTTTACCAtacacaaaagacaaagaaaaaggcaaaaggtTTGGTTTTAGTCTCTTATGGCGCAGCATATCCAGAAAGGAGAAGCCCAAAACACAGCACAGCAGTTTCTCTGCCCAGTTCCCACCTGAAGAGTGGCCTGTCCGAGATGAAGATAACTTGGACAATATTCCTCGAGACGTTGAACATGAGATAATCAAAAGAATTAACCCTGTACTGACTGTTGACAACTTAACCAAACATACTCTCCTAATGCAAAAATAcgaagaacagaaaaaatataatagcCAGGGCACTTCCACCAATATGCTGACTGCCATGCATAAGTATCCTTTGAAAGAGGGACTTAAGAAAAGACAGCCTTGCAGGCGGGGCCGTTCTCACCAGCACAGACACAAAGCTGGAAATCAGGGGAGTGAGCCCCAGCCAGGAAGCATTAGACTGGAGAAGCACCCCAAGCTTCCTGCTACCCAGCCTGCCTTCCAAATTAAAAGTCCCAATGAAGGAGAAGTTCAGAAACTGCTTGGTGACAACACAGCTGTGCTAGGTTCCCATTTGATTTACAAAAAGCAGATTAGTAATCCTTTCCAGGGCCTGTCTCACCGAAGGAACCCAAGAACCAAAGGGTGCAACATTCAGAAGACCAGTGATCTGAAGCCTACTCAGACTGGACCAAAGGAAAAGACTTTTGAAAGGTCAAGGTCTTCAGGTCCCTCAGGAATCTTTGATGGTGAAGCCCAACAGTCATCTGCTGAACAAtgtcatgataaacagaaagtagAGTCCATTTATATAACTGGCTCTCATGTCCAGCCTGCCCCTGATGACTTCAGAGATGGCCTCATGAATTACCCTCAATGTAATGTTGTGCGAAATAATATTCATTGCTGTTCCTTTAGAGAAAGCATGTTGAGAAGTGATGTGTATAGCGGAGAAAACAAGGCAATCCCTGAGGTTTTGAGGAAAAGTCAATTTCAATTTGACAAATTAGGAGAGACTGAAGAAGCACAGCCTATCCTTCCATCACAAGGTTCCTCCTCCTTAGACCCAACATCCTCTGTGTGTCAATTAGTTGATGAAACAGTATACCAGTTTCAAAACCTTGGCCTCTTAGATTACCCAGTTGGTGGGAACCATTTGAGACAACACAAGAGACAACACAGAGACTCCAAAGCACTAATGAGAAAGTCATTTGttccagaggcagagatgagtCTTTTTGATGAAGACCATGCCTTGTATCAGGATGAAGTGGAGGATGATGATGGGGACTGCAGTTCTTTGTATCTAGATGATGATGACTTTTCTGAGAAGGACAACTTATGTCAAATGTTGCCTGAATGCATTCAATATTCCTTTGAAGGTGGAGGCAAGTGGAAGCAAGAAGAAGGGAAACCCAAAGTGGCTGAGAGATCTCTGACTGAGTATAGCAGCAAACTGGACAGGTTCGAGTCTGAGGTACTGAAAAGAAATGCACGCTACAAACCCACTGGTCTGCTTGCAAAACCAAGGGAAAGACAAAACTCTGATCTCTCTGCTGAAAGCAGTGGCCTAAATTCAGGGACCCAGCTTCCTTTTCACTCTGAAGAAGAACCCGATGTTGCTAAATGTGTACAGGCCTCAGCATCTGCTGATGGAAGTTCATTTCATTCCTATAGTACAAGGAAAACCAGTTCTGATGCTGAAATCCTACAACACTCTATTGGTGACACAGGGAAAAAACCAGCTAGCTGGAGTCAGAATCAGGAACTGAGAAAACATTTCACCCAAAAGTTAGAATTTTTCAGTGCACCCTGTCTACCAGTATTGGCTCAGGATATCCAAAACGAACACAATCATTTGGAAGGAACAGAAAGTCACAGCATGGCAGGAGACAGTGGGATAGATTCTCCATG GACACAGAGCCTGGCATCTAATAATTCAGTGGGTTTGAATGGACTTAAAAGAAGACAGAACTTTCTGCTGAACTTCGAAGGCACGAAGAATaatcaaacactcacatccaacTCTTTGCTACAACTTACTCCAGTCATAAATGTTTAA